One segment of Castanea sativa cultivar Marrone di Chiusa Pesio chromosome 3, ASM4071231v1 DNA contains the following:
- the LOC142629718 gene encoding receptor-like protein 54, protein MGSSMCLLISMRLLFFLSIFHYLNSCSSLSTQPVCKDFESSALLQLKQSLEIDVSASFDPFAYPKISSWNSGERNDCCSWDGVLCDRGTGYVIGLDLSSSQLYGSFNSSSSLFHLVYLQKLNLADNDFSYSQIPPSIRYLSNLTYLNLSMSAFSGQIPPEIFELSNLVSLDLSFNPLKLQNPGLKSVAENFTSLKLLHLRRVNLSSPVPHILANLPSLKSLDLSSCGLYGDIPMSLKNLTQLTQFLVHNNQLTGQIPPWLGNLTQLTDIDLSDNKFHGSIPQSICRLPNLETVSLRGKYLSGRVELDLLLNKKKLTILLLSGFHLSFPINSTFNTSTPKLKILALNACNLTEFPIFLHSQQELKILSLANNKIQGQIPNWLFNMGKQTLFSLDLSHNFLTNFESFNHSPPILPWDNLLDLDLSSNKLQGSLPIPPPSIAQYNITNNKLTGEISPLFCNLSSIAILDLSHNNLGGMLPKCLSNLSDLVVLNLQSNNFRGILPGIYMEQSRLKAIDVSYNQLEGQVPRSLSNCTMLEILLLGNNRLSDIFPSWLGKLPRLRVLSLQSNGFHSAIGKPESSLDFPKLQIIDVSFNNFTGKLPYEHFQSWTSMKVANLTFDEDNAYMVADTSTPSPYSIFVNDFSYTLEMTNKGIKTLYQKIQDHLVAIDLSSNKFDGEILEVIGNLKGLHLLNVSNNMLTGPIPSSLENLMELESLDFSQNRLSGEIPPQLLHLTFLEFFNASNNHLTGPIPQGQQFSTFGNDSYLGNIGLCGMPLTKKCKISKTLTQPPPNSKQDEGSNFPSKFDWVVIMMEYESGLINGVVIGNNLTIKKL, encoded by the coding sequence ATGGGGTCATCCATGTGTCTCTTGATATCTATGCGCTTGCTCTTCTTCTTGTCGATTTTTCATTATCTAAATAGTTGTTCCTCTTTATCAACTCAGCCAGTGTGTAAAGATTTTGAGAGTTCTGCCTTGTTGCAATTAAAGCAAAGCCTTGAAATTGATGTGAGTGCTTCTTTTGATCCTTTTGCGTATCCAAAGATTTCATCTTGGAACTCTGGAGAAAGGAATGATTGTTGTTCATGGGATGGTGTCCTATGTGATAGAGGTACAGGTTACGTGATTGGCCTTGACCTCAGTAGCAGTCAACTGTATGGCTCCTTCAACTCTAGCAGCAGCCTTTTCCACCTTGTGTACCTTCAAAAGCTCAATCTCGCTGATAATGACTTCAGTTATTCTCAAATTCCCCCAAGCATCAGGTACCTCTCAAACTTAACATATCTCAACCTCTCTATGTCTGCCTTCAGTGGTCAAATTCCACCAGAAATCTTTGAGCTCTCCAACTTGGTTTCCCTTGATCTCTCATTCAATCCATTGAAACTCCAAAATCCCGGCCTAAAAAGTGTTGCTGAGAACTTTACCAGCCTCAAACTTCTTCATCTCAGGAGGGTGAACTTATCTTCCCCGGTACCTCACATCTTGGCCAACTTGCCTTCTTTAAAATCTCTTGACCTGAGCAGCTGCGGATTGTATGGTGACATTCCCATGTCTCTTAAGAACCTGACCCAGCTTACCCAGTTTTTGGTACATAACAATCAACTAACTGGTCAAATTCCACCTTGGCTTGGAAACCTTACCCAACTAACTGACATAGACCTTAGTGATAATAAATTCCATGGTTCAATTCCACAGTCAATTTGTAGACTTCCGAATCTTGAGACTGTGAGTCTAAGAGGCAAATACCTTAGTGGCAGAGTAGAATTGGACTTACttctgaataaaaaaaaactaactataCTCCTACTTTCAGGGTTCCATTTATCATTCCCCATTAATTCGACTTTCAACACCAGTACTCCAAAGCTTAAGATTTTAGCTTTGAATGCATGTAACTTGACTGAATTTCCAATTTTCTTGCATTCCCAACAAGAATTGAAGATTTTGTCTCTCGCCAACAATAAAATTCAGGGTCAAATACCAAACTGGCTTTTCAACATGGGGAAACAAACTCTCTTCTCGTTGGATCTATCCCACAACTTCCTTACAAATTTTGAGTCTTTCAACCACAGTCCGCCTATTCTTCCATGGGACAATTTACTTGATTTGGATCTCTCTTCCAACAAGCTGCAAGGATCACTTCCAATTCCTCCACCTTCCATCGCCCAATACAATATCACAAACAATAAATTGACTGGAGAAATCTCACCATTGTTCTGCAATCTTAGCTCAATTGCAATACTGGATCTCTCACACAACAACTTGGGGGGCATGCTTCCCAAATGCTTGAGCAATTTGAGTGATTTGGTAGTATTGAATTTACAAAGCAACAATTTCCGTGGAATTCTTCCTGGAATTTACATGGAACAAAGTAGATTGAAAGCAATTGATGTAAGTTATAATCAATTAGAAGGGCAAGTACCAAGATCATTGTCCAACTGCACAATGCTAGAGATTCTTCTTCTTGGTAACAATCGATTGTCTGACATTTTTCCCTCTTGGTTGGGGAAGCTTCCAAGGTTGAGGGTCCTAAGTCTGCAATCTAATGGGTTCCATAGTGCAATTGGGAAACCTGAAAGCAGTCTTGATTTCCCCAAGTTGCAAATCATTGATGTCTCTTTCAATAACTTTACAGGTAAGTTACCATATGAGCACTTCCAAAGTTGGACCTCCATGAAAGTTGCCAACTTGACATTTGACGAGGATAATGCTTATATGGTTGCAGACACAAGCACCCCATCACCTTATTCCATTTTTGTAAATGATTTTAGTTACACCTTGGAAATGACAAACAAAGGCATCAAGACACTATATCAAAAGATCCAAGATCATCTTGTAGCTATTGATCTCTCAAGCAATAAATTTGATGGAGAAATTTTAGAAGTCATTGGAAATCTAAAGGGGCTTCATTTGCTCAACGTATCCAACAACATGCTCACTGGTCCTATACCATCTTCCTTAGAGAACTTAATGGAACTTGAATCTTTGGACTTTTCTCAAAATAGGCTATCAGGAGAGATTCCTCCGCAATTGTTGCATCTCACATTTCTTGAATTCTTCAATGCCTCAAATAACCATCTTACAGGGCCTATTCCACAAGGTCAACAATTCTCTACCTTTGGAAATGATTCATATTTGGGAAACATAGGTTTGTGTGGTATGCCTTTGACTAAGAAATGCAAAATTTCTAAGACATTGACACAACCACCACCGAATTCCAAACAAGATGAAGGGTCAAATTTCCCAAGTAAATTTGATTGGGTAGTTATAATGATGGAATATGAGAGTGGATTAATAAATGGGGTTGTTATTGGGAATAACCTAACCATAAAAAAGTTGTAG